In a genomic window of Thiovulum sp. ES:
- a CDS encoding 3-isopropylmalate dehydrogenase (PFAM: Isocitrate/isopropylmalate dehydrogenase~TIGRFAM: 3-isopropylmalate dehydrogenase), with protein sequence MKSYKITVIRGDGIGPEIVDEAIKVLDAVSHSKGFELKYDDALLGGIAYDVTGVPLPKETLEKAKSSDAILFGAIGGSQWDNLPRELRPETGLLGLRKELGVYANLRPVKVYDELVRASTLKEEVVKGVDLVVIRELIGGLYFGEPKGREGNKAFNTMVYTVDEVERIAHQAFKTAMTRNKKVCSVDKANVLDVSQLWRETVEIVAEEYPEVTLSHMYVDNAAMQLIRDPKQFDVILTGNIFGDILSDEASMLSGSIGLLPSASIGDKFGLYEPIHGSAPDIAGTGIANPIATIASASMMLRHALGENEGADCIDWAIAQALKDGYRTKDMSQYDAVEICSTSEMGAVIANYVGKCKK encoded by the coding sequence ATGAAGAGTTACAAAATTACAGTTATTCGAGGTGATGGAATTGGTCCTGAAATCGTTGATGAAGCGATTAAAGTTCTTGATGCGGTTTCACACTCAAAAGGTTTTGAACTGAAATATGATGATGCACTTCTTGGTGGAATTGCATACGATGTTACAGGTGTTCCGCTTCCAAAAGAGACTCTTGAAAAAGCTAAAAGTTCGGATGCGATTCTTTTTGGTGCAATTGGTGGAAGTCAGTGGGATAATTTACCGCGAGAGCTTCGACCAGAAACTGGACTTTTAGGACTCCGAAAAGAACTCGGTGTTTATGCAAATCTCCGACCTGTAAAAGTTTATGATGAACTTGTTCGTGCTTCTACTTTAAAAGAAGAAGTTGTAAAAGGTGTTGATTTAGTTGTTATTCGAGAACTTATCGGCGGTCTATATTTTGGTGAGCCAAAAGGTCGAGAAGGAAACAAAGCTTTCAATACAATGGTTTATACTGTTGATGAGGTTGAGAGAATTGCACATCAAGCTTTTAAAACTGCAATGACTCGAAATAAAAAAGTCTGTTCAGTCGATAAAGCAAATGTACTTGATGTATCTCAACTTTGGAGAGAGACAGTAGAGATAGTTGCGGAAGAGTATCCAGAAGTTACACTTTCACACATGTATGTTGATAATGCGGCGATGCAACTTATTCGAGACCCAAAACAGTTTGATGTTATTTTGACTGGAAATATTTTTGGTGATATTTTAAGTGATGAGGCATCAATGCTTTCTGGTTCAATTGGACTTCTGCCAAGTGCTTCAATTGGAGATAAATTTGGACTTTACGAACCAATTCACGGTTCAGCTCCAGATATTGCAGGAACAGGAATTGCAAACCCGATTGCAACAATTGCTAGTGCTTCAATGATGTTACGACATGCACTTGGAGAAAATGAAGGTGCTGATTGTATTGATTGGGCAATTGCTCAAGCTTTAAAAGATGGGTATCGAACAAAAGATATGAGTCAATATGATGCAGTTGAAATTTGTTCAACAAGTGAAATGGGTGCAGTTATTGCAAATTATGTTGGCAAATGCAAGAAATAA
- a CDS encoding 3-isopropylmalate dehydratase, small subunit (PFAM: Aconitase C-terminal domain~TIGRFAM: 3-isopropylmalate dehydratase, small subunit), with amino-acid sequence MSKLEGKVWRFGDNIDTDLIIAARYLNTSDPKKLAQHVMEDADPQFSQKVSEGDIIVAGANFGSGSSREHAPIALKAAGVSAVIAPSFARIFYRNSFNMGLPIFELEESAEISEGSQISIDMENGTIKDLSSGKSYQFKAIPPFMQNLLNAGGLMNYGKQKVSGES; translated from the coding sequence ATGTCAAAATTAGAGGGAAAAGTTTGGAGATTTGGCGACAATATCGACACTGATTTAATTATTGCTGCTCGATACCTAAATACTTCAGACCCAAAAAAATTAGCCCAACATGTTATGGAGGATGCAGACCCTCAATTCTCACAAAAAGTTAGCGAAGGTGATATTATCGTGGCTGGTGCGAATTTTGGTTCTGGTAGTAGCCGAGAACATGCTCCAATTGCTCTAAAAGCTGCTGGTGTTTCCGCAGTTATTGCACCAAGTTTCGCTCGTATTTTTTATAGAAACTCTTTCAATATGGGATTGCCTATTTTTGAGTTAGAAGAGAGTGCTGAAATTAGTGAGGGTTCTCAAATTTCTATTGATATGGAAAACGGAACGATCAAAGATTTGTCAAGTGGAAAAAGCTACCAATTTAAAGCTATTCCTCCATTTATGCAAAATCTTTTAAATGCAGGTGGTTTAATGAACTACGGAAAACAGAAAGTATCTGGAGAGTCATAA